The genomic DNA TTCCCAAAAACCGTAGAATATCCCCTCGGTTTGGCTCAGGGAAGTTTTATAAAATATTAAAGTATGGCAGCTAAGGATAGTACTGAGATAGAGATCGATTTATTATTGGAGGCTCTCTATCAGAAATACGGGTACGACTTTAGGCAATATTCAGATGCTCATATAAAACGCAGGATCACGAATCGGATGGTATTATCAGGATATAATACGGTTTCGGAGATGCAGTTTCAACTTCTACACAATGAGAGTTTTGCGAACGATCTTTTGCATGATCTGTCCATTACAGTGACGGAGATGTTCCGAGATCCGAATTTTTATAGATCCGTTCGTGAAAAGATCATCCCCATCTTAAAAACATATCCTTTCATAAAGATCTGGCATGCAGGCTGTTCCACTGGCGAAGAAGCATATTCCATGGCGATCCTTCTGACGGAAGAGGGGCTTATGGAGAGAGCAACGATTTACGCGACCGATTTCAATCAGAGAGCTTTAGACGATGCTAAACAAGGTATATTTTCGAATAATCTAATAAAGGAATATACTTTCAATTACCAAGCTTCGGGGGGAAGGGCGTCTTTTTCGGATTATTATACCGCCGACGAGAATATGGCGATCATGAATAAAAATCTCAAAAAAAATATAGTCTGGGCAAATCATAATCTGGTCACAGATAGCGTGTTTGCCGAGGTTCATATGATATTGTGTAGGAATGTGCTTATATATTTTAAAAGAGAACTTCAGAATAAGGTGCATCGTATGTTTTATGAAAGTTTGATTAATGGTGGAGTTCTTTGTTTGGGTTCTAAGGAAGGGATGTATTTCAGCGAACTGAAAGATGTATACCAAGAGTTGGACCCAAGGCAGAAAATATTTAAGAAGAAGTATTAAGGATTTTTAAATTAATTTATGCGATACGGTGCAATTGTAATCGGAGTTTCTTCTGGAGGATTGAATGCTCTTGGGAAAATTCTACCATCTTTGCCTCAGAATTATCCTATCCCGATAGTGATCGTACAACATGTTAGCCCCCGTTCGGATGGATATTGGGTAGAGAGTATGGATAAGGTCTGCAAATTATTCGTGAAAGAAGCAGACGAAAAGGAAAGTATCGAAAGAGGGACTATTTATTTGGCTCCCGCAAATTATCATTTATTAGTAGAACAAGATAGAACATTCTCCCTAAGTACTGAAGCAAAGGTGAATTTTGCAAGACCATCCATAGATGTACTTTTTGAATCTGCTGCGGAAGTTTATGGAAAAGAATTGATCGGGCTTATTTTGACAGGCTCCAATTCCGATGGTGCCTTGGGTCTGAAAAAAATAAAAGAAGAAGGTGGACTGACGATCGTACAAGACCCTGAAACCGCAGAATCATCCGCTATGCCCGCACATGCGATCTCCACTACTTCCGTGGATTATATTCTTCCTTTGGAAGAGATACAGAAATTATTAATCAAATTAAGCGAGAGTGATTGAAGTGGATTTCAAAAACTTAACGATCCGTGCCAGACTTTCTTTAGGTTTTTCAGTTTTACTCGCCATATTCGCGGGTACTTCCGTATTTGTGATCAATCAGTTTTCGGAATCTAATAATCGTTTAGTGAGGATCGTAGACGGTTCCGCTAAAAGAGTAAATTTGTCGAACGAGATAATGATCGCCTTACTTGATTCCACTCGTCACGAAAAGAATATAATTATAGAGAGACGCAATGCGGAGATGCTCTATTTTAAAGACCGTTTTCAGAAGGCCAGTGATACAGTAGATGATAAAATTGTACAATTAACCGAGTTATCCGACACAGAAGGGAAGGTCTTGTTGGAAGAATTTAAGGAAAGTTGGAAACGATTAAAAAAATACCAAGAACAGATCATTTTTTTCGCACTTAAAAATCAGAATGACAAAGCGTTCGAGATCTCAGCGGGAGAAGGGCTAATCGTTCGCGATCTTGCGACGAAACAATTCTCTCGTATTGTAGAACGGAATGAAAAGCTGATGGATCAGGAGAAAAAGAAAAATATATCTGATTTTCAATATACATTCTACTTTTTGATCTTCTTAATTATTGTTTCCGTCATAATCGTTATTTCCATTTTCCTTTGGATCGTAAGAACTATAACCGATAGGATTACTTTTATTGCAAATGAGGCGGAAAGAATTGCAGGAAGGGAATTTACGGATCAGAAATTGGAAGATCCGACTAAGGACGAATTAAAATTGATCTTCGATTCTTTAGTGAATGTAAACGAAAGTTTTAAAGAAGTTGCGCATAATGCAAACACTGTGGCTTCCGGAAATTATTCCATAGATTTAGTTCCCAGATCCGAAAAGGATATTTTGGGAACGGCATTGATGAAGATGACCCAAGCACTTCGTCTTACAACCTCCGAGAACGATAGGCATAATTGGTTGACCCAAGGCCAAAATCAATTGAATGAAAAATTAAGGGGAGATCAAAGTATAGAAGAACTCGCTCAGGGAACCATCACCTTTTTGGGAAATTATTTGGAAGTCCGAGTAGGTGTGATCTATCTTTTGGATGAAAGAGATAAGTCTCTTAAATTGATCGGAGAGTATGCTTTTAGCGGTGGAAAAACTTCCGAAAAATTTTCTCTAAAAGAAGGCCTAGTTGGCCAGGCAGCTTTCGAACAAAAAACAATTCTATTAACGGATCTAAAAGAAGAACAGATAAGAGTGATGTCTTCATTATTAGATACTAAGCCGACGAATGTGTTAGTGATCCCGTTCTTATACGAAGGACAAACTTTAGGAGTGGTCGAGATCGGAAAATTGAGCCAGTTCACAGAACTGGAGGTGGAATTCTGCCAAAACTGTATGGAGAATATCGGGATAAGCGTATACTCCGCAATTTCCAGGAAGAAAATCCAAGAGTTACTCGAAGAAACCCAAGCCCAAAGTGAGGAACTCCAAAGCCAACAAGAAGAATTAAAACAAATGAATGAAGAGCTTGAGGAACAGACTCAAGTTTTAAGGCAACAACAAGAAGAACTTAGGATCACTAACGAAGAATTAGAAGAGCAGACCCAAGCTTTGGAAATAAAAAATAAGGAAGTGGAGGCTGCAAGATCGGATATAGAACAAAAAAGCAGACAATTAGAGGTCAGTAGTAAATACAAATCGGAATTTTTGGCCAACATGTCCCATGAACTAAGAACTCCGTTGAATAGCCTTTTGATCCTTTCCAAGGATCTTTCCGAAAACAATAAAAAGAACCTGAGTACTGATCAGGTGGAAAGCGCGAATATCATCTATAAAAGCGGACAAGATCTATTGGTACTTATAAATGAAGTATTAGATCTTTCTAAAATTGAATCCGGAAAAATGCAGGTTAATGTGGAGAAAATCTCCGTCCGAAAATTTGTGGATTCTTTGCTAAAGGATTTTAAACACCAGGCGGATAAAAAGGAATTAAGTTTGATCGGCACCGTTTCGGAGGATTGTCCGGAATATATTTCTACGGATCCCCAACGTTTGAACCAAATTCTAAAAAATCTATTATCCAATTCTTTAAAATTTACGGAAAAAGGAAAGATTAGCCTGGAGATCCGTCCGGATGGATATCAAAAAATCTTAATATCAGTTTCAGATACAGGGATCGGCATCCCGGAAGAAAAACAAATGTCGATATTCGAGGCATTCCAGCAAGCGGATGGAAGCACTTCTCGTAAATACGGTGGAACAGGTCTTGGATTATCTATCTCCAGAGAATTGGCTAAAATTTTAGGAGGCCATATCAGTTTGGAAAGTAAGGTGAATCAGGGATCCGTATTTTCTCTTTTATTACCTTTAGAGATGAAACCGGAAAATGTACCTTCTCCGGCCGAAAGGAAAGTTCATTTAACAGAACAAGTGCCGGATCCGATTCCTAAAAAAGTCCGATTTATCAATTCTCCGAGTGCGGAGGACGATAGATCAAGTATTTCAGAAAATGATAAAGTAGTACTTATCATAGAAGACGATTTAAAATTTGCATCCGTTCTGATCAAGCAGGCTCATGATAAGGATTTTAAATGTCTATCTGCTTCTACGGGAGAAGACGGACTGATTCTTTCCGAAAAATATTTACCTAACGCAATCATTTTGGATCTGAATCTTCCTGGAATAAACGGAAATACGGTCCTGAACGAACTCAAATCTAATCCGAAAGTTCGGCATATCCCGGTTCATGTCATTTCTGGAAATGAGTATTCCATTGATCCGATCAAAGAGGGGGCGGTGGAATATCTAGTTAAGCCTGTAAACAAAAAGGAATTGGAAGAAGCGTTCAATAGAATAGAGAATTTCATTAATCGAAAGATGAAAAATCTACTAATCATTGAGGACGACGATAATTCCAGAGTGGCGATGAGAAAGTTGATAGGAAACGGGGACGTAAAATGTTTCGAAGCGAGTAATGGTAAGGATGCGCTCAAGGCTTACCAGGAAAATTATTTCGATTGTATAGTCCTGGATATAGGTCTTCCGGATATGAGCGGATTCGAACTTATTTATGAACTTGAGAAGATAAAAGGCCAGACGATGCCTCCGATCATTATTTATACGGGCAAAGAGCTTACTCGGGAAGAGAATGCGGAACTTCAAAAGTATGCGGAGAGTATCATCATTAAGGGAGTTAAATCGGAAGAAAGACTTTTGGATGAGACAGCACTCTTCCTGCATAGGACCATCAGTAAACTTCCGGAAGGAAAACAAAAGATCATAAACAATCTATACGATAAGGAAGCGATCTTTCAAAAAAAGAAAGTCCTTCTCGTAGATGATGATATGAGAAACGTATTCGCGTTATCCAAAATTCTAAAGGATAGAGGGATGGAAGTTTATAAGGCGGATAACGGAAACACTGCCCTAAGCTCTCTGGATTCTCAGCAGGATATGGATATTGTTCTAATGGATATCATGATGCCGGAGATGGACGGTTACGAAACTATGAGAAGGATCCGATCCGAAAGAAAATACGATAAACTCCCGATCATTGCTCTTACTGCCAAAGCGATGAAAGATGATCGGCAAAAATGTATAGATGCAGGTGCAAACGATTATATCTCCAAACCTGTAGATGTAGAAAGGTTACTTTCTTTGATGAGAGTTTGGTTGAGCAGGTAAGCCGATGAATACCAGACCTAAAATACTGATCGTAGATGATAGACCGGAAAATCTTGTGGCTTTGGAAACTGTTTTAAAGGACCTGGATGTGGAGTTGATCCGTGCCTTGAGCGGTAACGAGGCTTTAAAGGCAACATTACATAATGATTTTGCTTTGGCATTATTGGATATTCAAATGCCGGAAATGGACGGATACGAACTTGCGAGTATTTTAAGAGAAGAGGAGAAGACTGCAAGACTTCCCTTTATTTTTATCTCAGCAGTATATACGGATAACCTGAACGTATTTAAAGGTTATGAAAGAGGTGCGTTCAGCTTTATTACGAAACCTTTCGAACCTCAGATACTCAGGAACAAGGTAAAGTTTTTCGTAGATAAACATTTGCAGGAAATTTCACTTCATATCCTGAATGAGGATCTAAAGAAAAAAAACGACGAATTGGAAAATGCGAACAAGGAATTGGATGCATTCTGTTATTCCGTTTCTCATGATCTGAGAGGACCATTACGCGCTATCGAAGGTTTTGCTAAAATTCTTCATGAAGATCATATCAAGGATCTGAACGAGGACGCGAAACATTTATTGGATGTGATCGTCGGGAGTACTCAGAAGATGGATCAGCTGATAGATAGTCTTCTTTTACTCTCCAGAACGGGTAAAAAAGAGATCACCAAAACGATTGTGAATATTTCGGAATTGGTGCAGCATACATTATACGAACTCCAATCGCATGCGCAAAATGGAAAAACTAAGATACTGGTGGGTGAATTGTCTCCGGCGCTCGGGGACGTATCATTACTCTCACAGGTTTTCGTTAATCTAATATCTAACGCAATCAAGTATTCATCTAAAAAAGAGGAACCGATCGTTGAAATAGGATGTAACCAATCGAATGGAGAGAATGTTTACTTCGTAAAGGATAACGGCGCCGGTTTTAATATGAAATACCAGAATAGACTTTTCGGAGTATTTCAGAGATTACATGATAATAGGGACTTCGAAGGTATAGGTATCGGGCTTGCAATCGTACATAGGATTATTACTAGGCATGGTGGAAAAGTTTGGGCGGAAGGCGAAGTGGGCAAGGGTGCAACCTTCTATATTACACTTCCTCAGATCCAAGAAATTTAATTTTGTTTTTTAGGTTTGCCCATCCAGCGTAAAGGGCCGCTTCCATATCTTCCTAACTTATCTTGAGGGTTTGCCAATTTACATGTAAGTAGGGAAAGGCAACCGCAACCGATACAAACAGAAAGTCCGTTCTTCAATCTGTGAAGTTCCGCTATCTTCTCCTCTATACGTAAACTCCAAGTTTTAGAAAGTTTGGACCAATCTTGCCCGTTGGGAGTATGATCTTCGGGAAGTTTCGCGATCTCTGCAGCAATCTCATCCAAGGAGAGTCCTACTCTTTGTGCAAATACTACGAAAGCGATCCTTCTCAAAACATGTCTTGGATATTGTCTATGCCCGGAACCTGCTCTTACGGAACGGATCAGTCCTCTTTCTTCATAAAAACGTAATGCAGAAGAAGCGACCCCGCTTCTTTTGGATACCTGCCCGATACTTAAAAATTCATCCTTATCCACCATATTCTCCCAAATCTAAACTTAAAGTGAACTTTAAGTATGAATTTTATCTAAACATCATTCTAAGCACAAACATTTTCGAATTTTTTCAGGAAAAATCGTAAAAAAACCGCCTCAAACTCTTTACTTCAAGTTCACTTTAACTTGTAGAATATCGTGAACTAAATAAAGAAAGGGTGTTCTATAATGTTATTAGAAAAGATCAGTACCGGCTCCGGCCTGAGATTAGGAATTATATTAGCTAGTACTAGAAAGGGTAGATTCGGAGAAACTGTAGCGAAATGGTTCGAAGATATCTCTAAACAAGATTACAGATTCGAGACTGATTTAATAGATCTTTCTGAATTTTCTTTGCCTTGGGACATGTCAAAGAATATGGACTCGGATCTTCCTTTATTCTCGGACAGAATAGCAGAAGCGGATGCTTTTGTAGTTATTACACCGGAGTATAACCACGGATATCCTGCATATTTAAAGTTGGCAATTGACTCACTTCATGAAGAATGGAATGCGAAGCCTCTTGGATTTGTTTCCTATGGAGGAAGTTCCGGCGGTTTAAGAGCGGTGGAGCAACTTCGTAATGTATTTGCGGAATTGAGAATGACCACCATTCGAGACTGTGTTAGTTTTCATTGGGCTCATGCCAGGTTCCATAACGGAAGACCTACAGAGGAATTTCGTTACTCATCTTCGGCTGAGAAATTATTGAATGAATTGTATTGGTGGGGAAACGTTTTGAAACAAGCTAGAATGAATTTCCCACGATCCGTTCTGAGGTCCTGATTTTAAGGAATTAATATGAAATTTACGTTTAGTAAATACCAAATCTTTGTAGTAGCCTTATTGGCATTTATCCAATTCACGGTGGTTCTTGATTTTATGATCTTATCTCCATTAGGAGTTCAGGTCATGGATCAACTGAAAATATCCACAACCAAGTTCGGTTTGGTAGTTTCCGCTTATGCATTTAGCGCGGGGATTTCCGGGATCTTGGCTGCCGGTTTTGCGGACAGATTCGATCGTAAAAAGATGCTTCTATTCTTTTATACCGGTTTTGTTTTAGGAACTGTTCTTTGTGGGATCGCACCAAATTACGAATTTCTACTATTTGCAAGAATTGTAACAGGTCTTTTCGGCGGGGTAATCGCTTCTATCAGCTTTGCGATCATTGCGGATCTATTTCCAATGGAAGCTAGAGGAAGAGTGATGGGACTTGTGATGACTGCATTTGCGGCCAGTCAAGTTTTCGGTCTTCCGATCGGAGTCTTCTTTTCTAACCTTTGGGGATGGCAGTCTCCTTTCTGGATGATTGCTATTATTAGCGGTCTTGTGGGAGTTGCGGCTCTAATTAAGTTGGAACCGATCGTTTCTCACCTGAGTGAAAGAACTGAAAATAGAGCGATCAAACATTTGGCTACAACCGCAGGAAATTCGAATTATCTTCCTGGATTTTTAGCAACGATGCTCCTTGCGACCGGTGGTTATATGCTTATGCCTTTCGGTTCTGCATTCAGTGTTCATAATTTAGGAATTACTTTAGAAGATCTTCCTTTGGTATATTTTGTGACCGGGGTCGTGAGTATGGCAGCAGGTCCTTTGATCGGTAGAGCAGCGGACAAATTCGGAAAATATCCTGTGTTCCTTATCTCCTCTCTAATTGCTTGCGGGATACTTTTCTATTACACTGCTATGGGAATTACTCCTCTTTGGTTTGTAATATTGATCAACTCTGCGTTATTCGTGGTGATTACGGGTAGAGTGATCTCTGCTCAAGCATTGAATTCTGCGATGCCTGAGCTTAGAGATAGAGGCGCTTATATGGCGATTAGCTCTTCTCTGCAGCAGTTATCCGGTGGAATTGCTTCTTACGCGGCTGGACTGATCGTTGTCCAAACTCCTAGCGGATATATCCAAGGATATCCAAACTTGGGTTATGTTGTGGTTGTAGCCATTCTGATCACTGTTGCCATCATGTATAAGGTGAATGAATACGTTTCTTCTAAACATCCGGCTCCTGCTAAGAGTGAATCCGAAGCGGCTCTCGCTTCAGAAACCTAATAAGCTTATATTTCAGGGAAGAAGCGAAACTCTTCTTCTCTGAAAATTCTAGATACGATTTAAGATTGCATTTAAAAGTAGATTTCTTATCCTCTTTACTTTATGAGCGACATAGAAGTAACAGTACTCAGCACTCCGGAAAATTATAAAACGATCCTTCGTAGTAAGAACCACGAAGTAATCGCGGACGAATCTAAAGAAGATGGAGGAGGAGATCTGGGACCTTCTCCACATGAATACCTTCTTCTTTCCTTGGGAGCTTGTACCGACATCACTGTCAGAATGTATGCCCAAAGAAAGAAGATGGATCTGAAAGAAGTGATTGTAGAATTAAATCTCACCAAATGGACAGATCATACTGAGATTGAAAGGACTGTAATATTAACGGGCAATTTGAGCGAGCAGGAAAGAGAAAGACTTTTACAAGTTGCAAATGCTTGCCCAGTTCACAAAACCCTGACCCATCCTATCCAAATAGAGACCAAACTGGGTTAAATTAAAATTTTTTCCAAGCCTTCTAATCCTTTCTTTAGGAAACGGAAGGCTGGAAAACCGGGTCCAATAAATCGAATCTCCTTTCGATCGTATGAAATTCAAATTCTCTCAGATTATTCCGTTTTCCTTATCTTTCACCCTTGTATTTTTAATTTCCTGCCTTTCTTCCGTAAAAGATCCAAAAGATGAGTTTGTGTATGTACAAAACGTTCAGGGCAAAAATGAAGAAGAATTAGAATTAAACGCGAAACGAAAAATTCTGGAGAATGGATTGGGAGAATTTGTCCAAGGATCTTCTCAGGTCGTCAGCGGCAAATTGAAGGAAACTATTGTAAATTCTTCCGTCGAAGGATTCGTGTTGGAATATTCTAAAATTGGTCCCACTCGTAAATTAGTTAATGGTATCTTAGAGATAGATGCAAAAGGAAAAGTGAACCAAAAAGCAGTCCAAGACGCTTTGAAAGAGAGATATAAAGATATTGGAAAGCCCAAATTTTTAGTATTCATAGAAGAAAGAATATTAGGAAAAAAAAATATAAGAGAAAAGGTCGGGATCACTGAGAATGAGATCATACGAGTTTTTTCGGATTTCGATTTTTTAGATAAAAAACAATTCTATCGTATTCTTTATAAAGAAGGGAAGAAGGAACCGAGCACTTTTTCCGAACACTCCTTTGAGGATAAAATATTATCTCTGGCCTCAGAGTCGGAAGCGGAAATTTTACTCGTAGGCCAAACAGAGGTCACTGATCTAGGAAAGATAGAAGATACAAATCTTCATTCTTACCAATCCGTTCTTAGATTCAAAATTTTTGACGTAAATACCGCTCGGATCATCGCAGCGGATAATTCTTCAGGAGTTTCTCCTCATATAAATCCGAATACCGGGATCCAGGAATCTATCAAAAGATCGGTGGAAAAGGCGTATCCAAAAATAAAAGAACAAATCTCCGATAAATGGAAACCCGGGAATCTGATCCGGATCAAAATGGAAGGATTGAGTTATAATGATTATTTGGATAAGGATGTGCTCGGAATTATAAGAACAATCCAAGGAGTCAATAGGGTAAACGAAACCTCCGGCTCCGACCGGAATGATGGGATTGTTTTAGAAATTGAAGCATTATATAACGGTGGAGCTTTGTATCAGAAACTTAGAGAAAGAAAGGAAGATTTCGGTCTGGAGTTTTCTCTAAAAGAGGTAAAGTCCTCTTATATCCATTTATTCTTTAAAAAATAGGAATATTCCACTCTATTTATCCAGATAAATCTTTCGATCTATTACATTACTATTTTCTTTTTCTTTGCTGTTAGGCGAAAAAACGGATTGAAAGATGAAAATTTTAATTAGATAATCGCGGGGTGCAAGGCTTTTCGAATATCGACCAAGAGCCGAGTTACGGTTCCTTCTCCGAACCTTTTCCTCGCGAATCCGAAGGATTTTCTAACGATGATCCTATTGATAGATCTAATCCGGAAGATCAAAACACTAAAGACGAACTTTTAAAAAAGATCTCCGTTCTGAATCTTCTACAACAAGTGGCCACTGCCGCAAACGAAGCAAATGATGTAGAATCAGTACTTCAATTTTCCGTTGATCGGATTTGTGCGATTGCAGATTGGAAATTGGGTCTTGTATGTTTAGTGTTGGAAGAATCTGAAAGGCCGGAATATTCGTCCATCTCCTTCTCCAGAGAAGAAAAATTCCTGAAAGAGTTTAGGAATTTATTAAGAAGCAAATCCAAAAAAGAAGAATCCATTCTTACCGAAAGAGTTAGAAGCGGTAGAAAACCTATACTACTCGAAAACTTTCCTTCTTATTTAAAAGGAGATATAAAAGAACTTTCACTCAAAGCGGGGGTCGAAGAAGCGATTGGGATCCCTATCTTAGTAAAAGAAAATCTGGTAGGTGTTCTCGAATTTTATTCGGGAAATAAATCTACTGACCCTTCTTTTTTTGAAGCTGTTTCTCATATCAGCTCTCAGATAGGAAGGGTATTTGAAAGAAGGGATGCAGAGAATCATCTTAAAACCTCAGGCGAGCAGCTACGAGCATTATCCGCCAGGCTACAAGAGGTAAGGGAAGAAGAAAGATTACTCGTAGCAAGAGAAATCCACGACGAATTAGGGCAATTATTAACTGTTCTTAAAATAGATCTTACATTATTAAAAAATAATTTTCAAAAGTCTAAGAGCTCCGATTCCGTAGTGTCTGAACTTCTATCCATGATCAAAGTGGCTGACTCAGGTATCGAATCAGTACAAAGGATCGCCACCGAACTTAGACCCTTAATTTTAGAGGATTTGGGCTTATTAGAAGGAATTGAGTGGTATGCCAAAGATTTTGAAAAAAGAACAGGAATTCGCTGCGAAATCAGGATCCCAGTAGGAATTCTATCTCTGGAGAAAGACGCATCTATCGCATTATTCCGTATTTTTCAAGAAGCATTAACTAACGCAGCAAGGCATTCAAAGGCGAGTTCTATTCAGGTTTCCTGTCTGGAAGAAGGTCGATTTCTAATTCTGAAAATCCAGGACAATGGAATAGGAATAGATCCTAAAAAGATGAATCAATCTAAGTCACTCGGACTGATCGGGATGAGAGAAAGAGCAGTAGTTTTAGGCGGAGAAGTTTCCATCTCCGGTGGGCCAGGGAAGGGCGCAAGTGTGATCGTAAAAATACCAATCTCAAATCGAAATAAGGAGGATTTCCTATGATTTCCACATTGATCGCGGATGATCATTTATTGATCCGAGAAGGTTTACGAAAGATCCTTTCGGAGGAGGAAGATATAGAGATCGTTTACGAGGCGGAAAACGGTCAACAGGTTTTGGATTATCTAGCCGGTCAATCCGTGCAGGTTCTGATCTTGGACATTAATATGCCGATGATGAGCGGTTTGGATATATTAAAATATGTTCATAAACTTTCTCCCGACACAAGGGTTCTGATCCTAAGTATGTATCCGGAAGATAGATTTGCAGTACGCGCATTAAAAGCGGGAGCCTCCGGTTATATCACTAAGGCAAGCGCAGGGGATGAATTGATCTCTGCGGTGCGTAAGGTAATTGATGGAGCCAGATATATTAGTCCGGAAGCAACAGAGATGTTAGTAAGAGAACTTTCCAAACCAACGGACAGACTTCCTCATGAAACTCTTTCAGAAAGAGAGTTCCAGATACTTATGCTTTTGGTAAAAGGTAAAAACGTTCGATCTATTTCGGAAGATCTAGGTTTAAGTGTGAATACAGTAAACACATATAGAGCTAGGATCTTCGAGAAGATGAGTTTAAAATCCACACAAGAGCTTGTTCGTTACGCTTACGATCATAAGTTACTAGAATAGACTTTCAGGATCGGAATAACTTGTTTTTGTAATGTCCTTTCATTTCTGTCACATTTCTTGTGACAGAAAAATTCCTCGTTTAACTTAATCCGTACGATCTATTTATGAAATAATTTTTGTTGTTATTCCATTCATTTTACGTCATCATTCTTCTTCGTGCCCATTAACCTTTTGTTATAGGTTCAGGTCCTGACATGAAGAATGCCTCAACTATAGATCCCAAACAAGATAAAGATTCTCTAAATCCGAAACAATTATTGGAAGTTCTCACTGCATTTAAGCGAGGTGACTTTTCCAAACGAATGCCTTTGGATCATGTGGGGATCGCCGGTAAAATTTCAGACTTATTAAACGATATCATGGACCAAAACGATAGAATGGTCAAAGAGTTTGAACGGATCAGTAACGAGGTAGGACAAGAAGGTAAAATTTCCCAAAGGGTAAGCGGGATTTCTTCAACGGGTTCTTGGGGAACTTGTATGAATTCAATCAACTCTCTGATCGGAAACTTGGTACAACCGAATACCGAAGTGATGAGAGTGATCGGAGCAGTAGCAGGTGGTGACCTTTCTCAATACATGTCTTTGGAAATAGAGGGAAGACCTCTTAAGGGAGAATTTTTTAGAACCGCAAAGATCGTAAACATCATGGTGGACCAGTTGAACTCATTCGCTTCCGAGGT from Leptospira selangorensis includes the following:
- a CDS encoding MFS transporter — protein: MKFTFSKYQIFVVALLAFIQFTVVLDFMILSPLGVQVMDQLKISTTKFGLVVSAYAFSAGISGILAAGFADRFDRKKMLLFFYTGFVLGTVLCGIAPNYEFLLFARIVTGLFGGVIASISFAIIADLFPMEARGRVMGLVMTAFAASQVFGLPIGVFFSNLWGWQSPFWMIAIISGLVGVAALIKLEPIVSHLSERTENRAIKHLATTAGNSNYLPGFLATMLLATGGYMLMPFGSAFSVHNLGITLEDLPLVYFVTGVVSMAAGPLIGRAADKFGKYPVFLISSLIACGILFYYTAMGITPLWFVILINSALFVVITGRVISAQALNSAMPELRDRGAYMAISSSLQQLSGGIASYAAGLIVVQTPSGYIQGYPNLGYVVVVAILITVAIMYKVNEYVSSKHPAPAKSESEAALASET
- a CDS encoding OsmC family protein, which produces MSDIEVTVLSTPENYKTILRSKNHEVIADESKEDGGGDLGPSPHEYLLLSLGACTDITVRMYAQRKKMDLKEVIVELNLTKWTDHTEIERTVILTGNLSEQERERLLQVANACPVHKTLTHPIQIETKLG
- a CDS encoding GAF domain-containing sensor histidine kinase; its protein translation is MQGFSNIDQEPSYGSFSEPFPRESEGFSNDDPIDRSNPEDQNTKDELLKKISVLNLLQQVATAANEANDVESVLQFSVDRICAIADWKLGLVCLVLEESERPEYSSISFSREEKFLKEFRNLLRSKSKKEESILTERVRSGRKPILLENFPSYLKGDIKELSLKAGVEEAIGIPILVKENLVGVLEFYSGNKSTDPSFFEAVSHISSQIGRVFERRDAENHLKTSGEQLRALSARLQEVREEERLLVAREIHDELGQLLTVLKIDLTLLKNNFQKSKSSDSVVSELLSMIKVADSGIESVQRIATELRPLILEDLGLLEGIEWYAKDFEKRTGIRCEIRIPVGILSLEKDASIALFRIFQEALTNAARHSKASSIQVSCLEEGRFLILKIQDNGIGIDPKKMNQSKSLGLIGMRERAVVLGGEVSISGGPGKGASVIVKIPISNRNKEDFL
- a CDS encoding response regulator: MISTLIADDHLLIREGLRKILSEEEDIEIVYEAENGQQVLDYLAGQSVQVLILDINMPMMSGLDILKYVHKLSPDTRVLILSMYPEDRFAVRALKAGASGYITKASAGDELISAVRKVIDGARYISPEATEMLVRELSKPTDRLPHETLSEREFQILMLLVKGKNVRSISEDLGLSVNTVNTYRARIFEKMSLKSTQELVRYAYDHKLLE